Part of the Halodesulfurarchaeum formicicum genome is shown below.
TGATCGCCACGATGTCACCCGCAGCGAGTCGTTCTCGCGTGGCACGGATCGCCGCCGATTCGGTCTGTTCGATTCGGCGGCCCTCATCTGTCGGGACGGCGAGCTTGAGTGTGGGCCCACATGTGGGGCAGGCGATCGTCTGGGCGTGAAATCGTCGGTCCGTCGGGCGCTCGTATTCCGACGCACAGTCCTCGCACATCGGAAAGGCGTCCATCGCAGTCCGTGGCCGATCGTAGGGGAGCTCCCGGATGACGGTGTATCGCGGGCCACAGTCGACACAGGACGTGGCCCAGTAACCGTGGTAGCGTGACTCGGGATCCCGGATGTCCGACAGACACTGCTCACAGATTCCCGTATCCGGTGGGATCGTTCCCGTTCCGCCCTCGCTCTCCACGGAGTCGAGGATCCGGAACTGATCGGGCTGTTCAAGGGGTGGGGCAGCGGCGGCTGGGTGCCGGTCGACCGAAACGGACTCGACACGGGCCAGCGGAGGAGGCGAGTCATGAAGGTCGGTGAGGAATGCCTCGACTGACTCGTCGTGCCCGTCGAGGACGATTTCGACGCCCGCGTCCCCCGTGTTTCGGACCGTGCCGGCAAGGTCGTGGGCTCCGGCGCGACGGACCACGAACGGCCGGAAGCCGACCCCCTGGACGACGCCCGTGACCTGAATTTGGGCCCGAGTTCGAGTGTCGGTCATCGACTACTGGTGGGTGTGCCCGGTGTAATTCTCCCGCCTGGCCATCAGGAACGCCGCGAGGTCATCGACTCCCGTTCCAGCCTTGGCGTTCGTCTCGAACACTGGGATTTCGGGGGCGACCTCGTGGATGTCGCCCCGGACCCGGTCGAGGTCCGTTCCGACGGCCTCGGCCAGGTCGATCTTGTTCACGACCGCGGCGTCTGCCGCCTGCACCAACAGTGGGTGCTTGCCGACGACGTCCCCGCCCTCGGTCGTACTCACGACCAGCACCCGGAGGCTCGTCCCGAGGGGGAAATCCGCCGGACAGACCATGTTCCCCACGTTCTCCACGTAGAGTGTGTCCAGGGCTTCGAGATCAAAGGCCGAGAGTGCCGAATCGACCCCGTCCGGGTCGAGATGACACTCCTTGCCGGTGTTGATGTTCTCGACGGGGATGCCGTACTCCCGGAGCCGGGTGGCGTCGTCCTCGCCCGCCACGTCGCCCACGACAGCCCCAACACGTTCGTCTGCCGGGGCCCGTTCGAGCAACTCCTCGATGAGTTTGGTCTTCCCGCCCCCCGTGCTGCCGACGAATTCGACGGCAAAGACCTCGTTTTCGTGGACGAGCCGTTCGTGAACCTCGCCCGCTCGCTCCCGGATGGCCGCCAGCACGTCGGCTTCCGCATCGGAGCCACCGGTCGCTTCGAATTCTCCGTGCCCGAACCGGTGGGCTCGGAGCGGGCCCAGCAGGCGCTCTCGTAGATCCGGGAGCCCGACACGGGCTCCGTGGTCGTCGTGCAGTCCGGCCATTCGGTCGACCAGGGTTGGATTGTGCTGAAACATTAACTTGGGGACCCGCGAACTTCGTCCGCCCGGCGGGCCGGCGGTTTGTCCTCGGGTGATGCGTCAGGGACCTCGATGCTCGCGAGCCGACACTCCCGTCCCCGCACGAGGTCGGCGCGCTGCCCGCAGTCCGGACACCGGATATTCGGGGCGAACCCGCCCGGGAGATCGAGGCTTTCAGGGGTTCCCTCCCAGCCACAGTCACACTCGGCCCGTGGCTGGATGGTTTCGGTGCGGATGGTCGCCTCGGCCGCGGGTGTCGAATCGGCGATCGCTTCCAGGCAGAAGACCACCTGCTCGGGGTTGACGTGGGTGGCCCGCCCGATCTCGATCGTCAGGGCGTCGATCCGGTCGGCCCCGTGCTCGTTCGCCGCGTCGACGGCCCTCGACAGGATGCCGTTGGCGATGCTGATCTCGTGCATCAGCAGATCCGGGGGAGTGGCTCCCCCTCGGGTTCGCTGAGATACCGCCGGCCGAAGCCGGTGTCTACCACGACCCGGCCAGCGTGGTCGTCGGTCACCTGCCCGATAATCGCGGCGTCCTCGCCGCCCGGGACAGTGTGAATCGCCGCCAGCACGTCCTCGGCATCCTCGGGGGTCACTCCCATGACGACTTTCCCCTCGTTGGCGACCGAGAGCGGGTCGATTCCGAGGACCTCCCCGGCCGAGGCGATCGGCCCGGAGACGGGGATCGACTCCTCCGTAAGATCGATGCCCACGTCGGCTTTCCCGGCCATCTCGTTCAGCGCGTTCGCCAGCCCGCCGCGGGTCGGGTCCTTCATCGCCGTGATTCGACCGGCGTCGAGGGCCACATTTACGAGGTCGTTGACCGGGGCGACGTCACTCTCCAGGGCACCCGTGAAGTCAAATCCCTCTCTTTCAGCGAGCAGCGCGATTCCGTGATCGCCCATCGACCCGCTCACGATGATCGAATCGCCAGGTTCCAGGCCGGCGTCGGGGACTGGCTGCTCGCGGTCGACGTACGCGACCCCGGCGGTGTTGATGAGAATGCCGTCGATCTCGCCGTTGCCCATGACCTTCGTGTCTCCCGTCGAGATCGGCACGCCGGCTTGCCTGGCCGTCTCGGCCATCGACTCGATCACGCGCTCGACGTCCGCGGTGGGGACTCCTTCTTCGATCACGAGCGAGCAGGTGAGCGCGGTGGGGGTGGTTGCGCCCATCACGGCCAGGTCGTTGACTGTTCCGGCCACCGCGAGCCGGCCGATATCGCCTCCCGGGAAAAATCTGGGCGAAACCACGTGGCTGTCAGTCGTGATCACGAGCGCTCCCTCCCCAGCCGGATGCACGGCTCCGTCGTCGAGTTCTGGGAGTCCAACGAGGGTGTCATTTCCCGTTTCGGCCCCGTTCCCGGTGAACTGGGGCACGACGAGTTCATCCAGAAGCGACCGCATCGCTCCGCCCCCGGCGCCGTGTGCGAGCGTGACGAACTCCTGGTCCGATTCGGTGGTATCTCGTGTCATGTTAGAGGTTTGGGTGGCCGCCGTACTCGTCCCAGATCTTGCACGTGCCCTCGCTGCTGACCATGCACGCTCCGACCGGGTTCGACGGGGTGCACTCCTCACCGAAGAGGTCACACTCGTCCGGATCTGCCTTCCCCGCCATGATGTCCCCACAGATGCACTGTTCGGTCAGCGGGTCGGGTCCGTCATCGACCGGTTCCACGTCGAAGCGGCGTCTGGCGTCGTACTCGGCGTAGGGATCCCGAAGCACGAGATTCGCGCCCGGGATTTCGGCGATCCCGCGCCACTCCCCGGGAACCGTCTCGAAGACGTCCCACATCGTCTCCAGGGCCTGCTCGTTGCCCGCTTTCGAGACACAGCGGGGGTAGGCGTTCTCCAGGCCGGCTTTTCCGTCTCTGACGTACTCCAGGAGCCGCTCGATCGCCAGCAGCACGTCGATGGGCTCGAACCCGCCGACCACGATCGGCAACTCGTAGGTCTCGACGAACGGTTCGAAGAGCCCGTACCCGGTGATCGTCGCGGCGTGGCCCGCGGCGAGAAAGCCGTCGATGTCCACGTCGGGCATCTCGGCGACGACCTCCATCGCCGGCGGGACGTACTTGTGTGCCGAGAGCACCGAGAAATTCGCGGGTGGGTCGGCGTCGAGGATCGCTGCCGTCGGGGCGGCCGTCGTCTCGAACCCGGTTGCGAAGAAAACGATTTCTTCCTCGGGATTTGCCGCCGCCAGTTCGACCGCCTCGCTGGCCGAGTAGACGACTTCCACCGACGCACCGTCCGCACGGGCGTCCGCGAGGCTCTTCTTGGTTCCTGGCACCCGAAACATGTCCCCGTAGGTCGCGACGGTCGCTCCCTGTTCGGCGATCGCGACGGCCTCGTCGACCTCCGGCATGTTCGTCACACAGACGGGACAGCCCGGTCCCATTCGCACGGAGAGCCCATCCGGCAACATGCTTCGGAGCCCGAATTTGGCGATGGCCTGCTCGTGGGAGCCACAGACGTGCATCAGGGAGACTGGCTCGTCGATGTCGGCCATCAGGGTTTCCAGTCGGTCGGCCAACTGTTCTGCCTGTGCCGGGTCCCGGAACTGGAGGGGCTCGGTCTCAGACATCGTCCTCGGAATCCGCTTCGGGATCGGTTCGGGCGTCGCCGGGCCCGCGGGGAACCCGGTCGGTCGAGGCGACCGGCCTGTCCTCCGCCCTCGCTGCTGGTCGGTCGCCGAACTCGAGGGTGGCGTCTGTCGCGCCGATCTCTTCGAGGGCGTCGGCTTCGTCGCCGCTCAAAAACGACTCGTAGAGCGCCATCGTCTCTGCCACCTCGTCGTCGGGGATCTTTCTGATCGCGAAGCCGGCGTGGTTCAGCACGTAGTCCCCGACTGTGACCTCCTCGCCCACGATGTCGAGGCGAACGGACTTCTCGACGTTCCAGAATTCCGCCTGGGCGACCTGGCCGTCGATCTCCAGGATCTCGCCCGGGATGCCCAGACACATCAGCCTTCACCTCCCTCGTCGGCGACGGGCTGGGTCCCGTCGAGTTCGCCCTCTACCTCGACGTGCAGGTTCCAGGGGTCGTTCCCCAGGAGCCGATCCGGGCGGATGGCCCCTCGGACGTGATGGCCCTGCCGTTCGTGCTCGGCGATCGCTTCGGAATCGATTCGGGTCGAACAGTCGGTGCAGTACCAGCTACTTGTCATGCGTTGTCTGCCTGGGGTGGATGGTTCGGGCGGTCGGGCAATTCCTCGCGGACGCGAGCCACCAGTGCGGGGACAGCCTGCTCGATTGGCTCGCTCAACGTCATCGACATCTCGATGCGCTTCGGTTCGACGCCGAGGATGAGCACCTCCCCGGGGAGATCATACGCCTCCCGGCCCGCCTGGAGTGCCTCGGCAAAGGAGAAATCGTGCATGGTCATCTCGGGGATCTCCCCGGCGAAGGCACCGTCCACATACCGGTACTGGTGGACGGTTCCGGGCGCGGCCCCGGTCGCGATCGCATCGAGAACGATCGCCCGGTCGCAACCGCTCATGGCTTCGAGTGCAAAAAAGGCGGTCGTCGCGGCGTTGGCGAGCGTGAGATCCGGTCTGTCGGCTTCCGGGCCGGCTTCGAGCCGTTCGAGGACCCGCGCACCGACCCCGTCGTCCCCCATTATCGGGTTGCCGACTGCGATGACGGCCACTGAGGTGGCTTCCCCATCTCCCTGTGCGATCGCTGTTCGATCGGTTCGGTCCGACTGCGGGTCACGAGTCGCTGGCATGTCAGGATCGCTCCTCCGGGGTGTCGGTCGCCTCAGGCTGCTCCTCGGTCGGGGTTTCCGTTTCGGGCCCGGCAAGCGAGTCCTGAATGTCCGGTTCCGTTCCGAACAATCGCGCGAGACCGGACAGCGGTCCGAGGAGTGTGTCCTTCGAACGGGCAGCCCCCTGTCGCTCTGGTCGGTTCTCGGCTGTTACGCGCCAGCCGTCGAGCCGTCCGTGAATCATCGAGAACAGGAGATCGTGGTTGCTCGGCAGCAGCGGGAAGTACGCGTGCATGGCCACCGACGCGAGGATGATCGCCGTCGAGACCAGGTGAATCCGGAGGATCGTCTCGAAGGCGAACCAGCTGTCCATGAAGCCCAGCGTCGCGATCCACCAGGCCGGATCGCTGGCGAGGGCCGCCCAGAGTGCAAAGCCGGTGAGTGTGAGGATGCCGACGAACAGCCATGTCGCATACCAGAAGGCCGTCTGGGTCGGGTGGTGACCGATCCACTCCTCGTTCTCGGCGTCATAGGACCGCCGGGCCTTCTTGTAGCCCGGGATGTAACTCGCGAGGCCGAGAAAGGCGAGTGCGATCACGATCTGCTCCTGGAGTTGCTCGCGGGTGAGCAGGACCGACTTCCCGTCGACGTAAATCGAGTAGAAGGGGTACAGGAGGAACGCCACGACTGCGAGCAGGACTCCGGACCAGACATGAACCAGGAAGGCCGGGTTGTACCCGCCCCAGATCCCGATGTCGAGTGGGCCATAGACGCCGAGCCATTTCGAGAGCCCCGTGAGCGTCACGAGGATCATCAGCACGAGCAGTGACCAGTGAGTCAGGATCGTCCCCCAGCTATGCCAGTTGAGGGACTCCTTGTCGGCCTCGTCCAGGTATCGGTATCGCTCGTAGCGGTCGGCGACCGTGAGCCACAGCCGGCCGAGCCACCGTTCACTGGCTGGTGACCGGTGGGCCCGGTCCCTCGTGGTCCCGCCGTCCGTCCGCTTCTCAGATGTCACAGCTCCCACCTCCGATCGACGGCGTGACGGGTTCGACTTCGGTTTTGGAGGCGTTCTCCGGGCTCTGGACGTGGACCGAACAGGCCAGACAGGGGTCCATCGAGCGGATCGTCCGCAGGACGGTCAGTGGGCTCTCGACGTTCGAGACCACGTCGCCGACAACCCCCTCTTCCAGCGGACTCGGCTGGCCCGAGCCGTCTCGCGGTCCGAGGTTCCAGATCGTCGGGGTAATGATCTGGTAGCGCTCGATTTCGCCGTTTTCGATGTCCATGTAGTGGGAGAGCGCCCCGCGGGAGGCCTCCATCAGTCCGACGCCTTTCCCGGTGAAGTCATCCGACCAGTCGTCTGCCATGAACGGCTCGCTGGGATCGATGGCGTCGAGCCAGTCCATGATCTGGTCTCTGACGACGAGGGTCTCCTGGGCCCTGGCGATCAGGCGGTTGAGCGTGTTGCTCTCGGCTGCGCCCCCGCCGAGGGTCGCTCGCAAGTCGAAGGGATCCAGCCCAGTGATCGTCATGCGGGCGAGCGGGCCGACCTCCATGGACTGCCCCTCGAATCGAGGTGCTTTCCCCCAGGAGTAGGCCTGGTCCTTCTCGGGCGCCGGTTCGGGCGGCTTGGCGTCGGTTGGTGCGCCGCCGGAGTCATCGGTGTACCAGGAGTACTCGGTGTCTTCGGTGATGCCGTCGATGATCTCCTGTTTTGTCAACTCCTCGGCGGACCCGTTGCGGTACACACCTCGCTTGAGGAACAGCTCGCCCGACTCGGGGTCCTCGAACATGCCGTTGCTGTAGAACCGGTCCGGTCCCTGACCGATGTCCGCCGCGCCGGCCTCGGCGGCCGCGAGGATGATCGAAACGATGTCGTGGAGCCCCTCACCGAGCGCGGGATCGAACTCCCCGTTCTGTACGTTCTCGATGACCTGGGGGACGTTTTCCGTCGCCCCGAGCCAGTTCGAGACTTCCTGGACCCGGGATTTCACGGCCTGGATCGTCGAGACGTCGGGCCGGGTCGCTAACCCGCCGGGAACGTAGGCAACCGGGTGGGGGGCCCGGCCGCCGAACTCCGCCAGGGCCTTCATGACCTTCCGCTGGTTCGCCATCGCGGCCATGTAGCCGTCGCCTTCGAGGGGGTCGAGCCGGTCGAAGCCGGTCCCCGCGACGGCGTCGCTGTAATCGGGCCCGACCAGGGCGAAAAGGTGGACGGCGTGATTCCAGAGGTAGAAGATGCCCTCGACGGTGTCCCGGAGGCGAACGGCGTTTGCCGGTGGGCCGCCAAAATCCACATCTTCAGCGTTCAACGCGGCGTCCTCGGCCGCCTTCGAGGAGCAAAAGCGGTGACAGAGGAAACAGACCCCACAGACCATCCCGGTGATCTGGGGGGCATCCGACGGCGGCCGACCCAGCGTGACGATCTCCGCCCCACGGAACATCTCCATCTTGCTTTTGGCCTCGGTGACGGTCCCGTCCGCGTCGACCTGCAGGGTGATGCCGTGATGGCCTTCGATGCGTGTCGTCGGGTCGATATCGATCTCTGGCATGGTATTACTCCGTGTCCTCCTCGGCCGCTTTGGTCTCCGCGTCGGCTTTCTCGGCCGATTCGAACTTCCCGTAGCCCATCGCCCGACGGCCGAGGTGGGCACCGATTCCGGCGGCGGCCGCCGCGACACCGACCGCCCCGGCCTGTGTGGCGCTCACGTTGCCCAGGACTGGGCTCCCTTCCATCTCCTGCTGGAACGGGGAGAACCGGTCCCAGAACCCGGGCTCCATGCAGCCGATACAGGGTGCGCTGACGTTCAGACAGACACTCGTGCCGTCGTTCCAGAGTCTCGTCTGGTCGTCGCAGTGGGTGTACGGGCCTTTACAGCCCTGTTTCAACAGGCAGCCCTCACCGCCCGGCTTGTCCGCGAACTCCCCACGGTCGAAGTACCCCCGGTGCATGCAGTTGTCGTGCACCAGCGGTTCGTAGAACGGAAGCGGCCGGTTGTACTCGTCGAGTTCGGGGACGTGTCCATTCAGGACCGTCGCGAGGGTCAACAACACGTAATCGGGATTCGGCGGACAGCCACCCAGGTTGACGACGGGGAGGCCGGCCCCGCCGGTAAAGTCCGCGCCGAGGACACCCCCCTTCTTTCGTTTCTCGAACTGGAGCCCCTTCGCGCCCGTGACGTTCTCCCCGAGGTCGTAGAGTCGTTTCTTGTTCTCGGCAGCCGGCCACCCCCCGAAGGCCGCACAGTTGCCAACGCTCACGATGATGTCCGACTGCGGGGCGAGGTCGGTCACCCAGTCTTCGGCGGTCCGCCCACCGATCGTCGCCGCCTCGGGGATGTCTGTCGGGATCGACCCCTCGACGATGAGGATGTCCGGTGACATGCTCATCGACTCGATGGCAGCCTCCCCCGCCTCGGGCATGATCGTCGGGTGGAAGGTTACTTCGAGTCTGAACTCGTTCAGCGCCTCTTCGAGGGTCGGATACTGGGCCTGCAGCGTCGAGATCGTACAGCCGGTACACGACTGGCCCTGGAACCAGACGACTTCCATATCTCCTTCCGCGACCTGCTCGAAGGCGCGGGCGATCTCCGTCCCGTACTGTGAGATGACTCCCCCGGCCGCCGTTGAGCCGACGAGCCGGAGGAAGTTACGACGGGTTGTCATTGTTACTCGGCCACAGTTACCACAACACGGTGGATTTCATTAACAACAGCCCGTAGTTCTCAGCTGTTGCGAAGGCCTACATGTCTGATATCCCTACATGTGCCCTGATATCCGATCAAATCGCTCAAACGTGTCTCTAACTGTATTATGAACGTTTTCTTCCGTTGGCATTTTGTGGTCGTATTGTATGAAATTCCCAACACATGCCCGGTTCTCGATGGCAAACTGTTCCAGCGACGGCCGATTCTGTCAGTTGCCGGGCGGCCCACGATTTGGAGCAGTAATCACAATACCGATAACAACCTTTAGTTACGTGACGGCCCAACGGCGAAGTGAGACACAATGGCCGACACAAACAACGGTGCACTCCAGACCCTGATCGACGTCGCCGAAGGCGAGCGAACACTTACCGTCTCGGAGTTCGAGGAAATCATCGCGGACCTCGAAACCCAGACCAAGTACACGATCGAGGACTACAACATGTTCTGCACCTCCGAGGACATCGTCGTGGTCTGTGATACGGACACCGAGGAGTTCGTTCAGATCGAGATCCCGATGAGCGAGGGGGCGGATGGCGACCAGGAAGTAATCGTCACCCGGGATACCTGATCAGGCAGCGTCGGTGACGATCGCCTCGAAGTTCTCGAAGACCCGCGCTGCAGGACGGGCTTTTTCGAACGTTTCCGGCGTGATCTCGGCCAGGACGGATTCGATCCGTTCTGCCGGGAGGTCTTTCCCTCTGGTTACCTTTCTCGCCGTCTCCATGTCGTACTCCGGATGGAACTGCACGCCGTAGGTCCGTCCAAGGCGGTAGGCCTGGATCCCCACGTCGTTTTCGGCCAGGCGCGTCGCGCCCTCGGGAAGTTCGTAGACGCGATCCGAGTGGGTTTCGAAGGCGACGAAGGTTTCAGGAATCCCGTCAAGCAATCGGCTCTCCGTAGTCCGGGTGATGGCCCGATAGCCCAGTTCGTAGTCGTCCATGGCGACGATCCGGCCACCAAGCGCCTGAGCGAGGAACTGGTGGCCCCAGCAGATGCCGAACAGGGGAACGCCCGCGGCGTGGGCTTCCCGTGCCCACTCCGTCAGGCGATGAATCCACGGCCGGTCCTCGTAGACCGAACACTGGGAGCCAGTGACGATCACCGCATCGAATGCCGCCTCCGGGCCTGTCACCGTCGGTGGTTCGGCCCCCTCGCTGACCTTGAACCCCGTGAGTGCGGCTTCGGTTACCCGCTCGAAGTTCCGCTGGGCCGGGGTCTCCCCGATCGACGCGTCGATGAGGGCGATATCCAGCACGGGCACCAGTAGTTCTTCGTCCCGTATAGCATTGTGGATTCTTCCCACGGACGGCCGATTTCGGTCCCAGCGGGATGTTTAACCATTCGGGTCGCGAAACCCGGCGTATGTCCCTGACCCTCCTCGGAACCCACATCGCCGAGACGGGTGCGGAGTTCGTCTATCGCGGCGAGGCAGCCGGCTGTGAGGGATGTCCCTACCGCAAACAGTGTCTCACCCTCGATTCCGGAACCCGATACGCCGTCACGGACGTTCGCGAGGGCGGGGAGATACTCGACTGTGCGGTCCACGAGGAGGGGGTCGTCGCGGTCGACGTCGAGACGACCGCCGTCGAGGCGAACGTTCCTTCGAAGGCGGCCTACGCGGGAAGCCGAGTCTCGCTCGCTGGGACCTGCCCACACACCGAATGCCCGAGTCACCCGCTCTGTGAGCCACTCGGTGCAGACATGGACACGGAGTACCGGATCGTCGAGATCCTCGGGGACCCGCCTCACGACGTGTGTCACCTGAACCGCTCGCTCACCCGCGTCAAACTCGCGCCGGCCAATCGCTAGGCCGGGGACAGCGAGCCCTGTTTTCGGCCGCGATACCCGAAGATGTCGCGATACCCGTACGCGGAGAGTAGCACCGGCCAGAACTCCTCGTCAGCCTGGAGCCGTTGTTGGTCGGCTCGGGCGAACGTCTCTCCCTGATCGACTCGATTGAAGTTGTTCACGAACACCTCGTAGTCCTCCGCGGGGGGCTTCTGGATGGCCTTGCCCATCTCGAACAGCGGGCGTTCGGTTGCGGACAGGTCACCCGGCAATGCGCCCGTCGCGACGAGAAACTCCTCGGCAAGCTGTTTGGCGTTTGCTGTCGCCGTCTCGCTGCCCTGGTAGCCCGCTTCGACTTCGATCACGGTCGAACTCGTATCGAAGATCCGTCCGTCCTCGAGGGGACCGGCGTCGACGACGGCCTCGACCGAGAGACGGGAGACGATCGGTTCGACGCCATTCGAGAGCCCCGAAACGATGGCGAAGGGATCGTGGGTCGACTGCGTGGAGTGAATCGAGAGGACGGTCTTGCCCTGGATCTCCCGCCGGAGGCGGTCGGCCAGGCCAGCCTCGTAGGCAGTCTTCGTGGAGACGTAATCGAACGAGCGATTCAGATCGGCGTCGACATACCGGACCCCGGCATCGATGGCCCGTTCGTTCGCGACGATCAGTCGGACGGGACGGGCAACCTCCGGCTCGGCCTCCAACAGCCATTCGACCGCCCGCACCCCACAGGGTTCGTCCCCGTGGATGCCGCCGACGATCACGAGTTCGGGCTCGCCCGTCCCCAGCTGGGCGATTCGCATTATCCCCTCTTCGGTGACCCAGGCGCAAAAAGGGCGTGCCTTCCGTGTCCCCCGGTCAGGGGAGTGACGCGGCGTAGCCCAGGTCCTCTTTGCCGGCGGTCGGATGAGTTCCGTCCAGCGCGATTCGAAGCTCCGTGACCCGTTCCGGTGACCGTCTGATGGCCTGAACGTCCTGGCGGAGTTGTGCGACATCGACTCCGTAGAAGTTCTCCGGAACGCCCTGGAGGTAGCCCATTGCCGAGCCGAGAAGCTTGCGAAGGCCGGCCTCGTTGTCGAGCCCGTCGTACTTGTAGGCCCCGGCGGCGACCTGTGTCATCCCCTGCAGGAAGGACTTCTCCAGCGTGCCGTTTCCGTAGTTGAACCACTCGTCTTCGAAGCAATCGTGGGCCTCGTGGTAGGCCCCGGCGTTGACGAGCCGAACCCCGTGTATTGTGGCCTGTCGCAGCGTGTCGTGCTCCCACCGCCCCTTCTCGGGTAACCATCCCGGTGGATTCGAGCCGGCTGGAGGCGGTCGAACTGACCGGTCACGGGTGTGATCGTCCATGGCACTATAGAGGGACCATATAGAGGTGTGCCCTCGGAACGCCGAGGATATCGCCGGTTTCTCCCCCTCGTTCCGAGTGCCTGGCCCGCGTGCCTTCGCAACCCTAATGCAGGTCGATATCCAACCACCGGTCGCGTGCGAGGGTAGCCAAGCTCGGAAACGGCGGCGGACTCAAGATCCGCTCCTGTAGAGGTCCAAGGGTTCAAATCCCTTCCCTCGCACTGCAAAGTGCAGAAGACCCGGAGCGGTCTTCCCTCGCAAGCGAGGTCGAACGCAGTGAGACCTCGACGGCGAACGGGGAGGAACGACCCGTGAGCCACCCACTTTTTCCGAGCGGCTGTCCCAGCCGCTCGCAAAAACTTGGGGAAAAAGGCCGCAAGCGGCTGTGGCTATCCGAAAACCCGAGCGGCGGGCTCAAGATTCGCTCCTGTAGCGGTCCAAGGGTTCAAATCCCTTCCCTCGTTCTCGCGAGCGAAGCGAGTGAGAGCCGGGAAGACGAGCCAGCGAGCCGTGAAACGGCGAGCAACGGCTCGTCTTCACCCGCACTGCATAGTGCAGAAGACCCGGAGCGGTCTTCCCTCGCAAGCGAGGTCGAACGCAGTGAGACCTCGACGGCGAACGGGGAGGAACGACCCGTGAGCCACCCACTTTTTCCGAGCGGCTGTCCCAGCCGCTCGCAAAAA
Proteins encoded:
- a CDS encoding type 1 glutamine amidotransferase; this translates as MPVLDIALIDASIGETPAQRNFERVTEAALTGFKVSEGAEPPTVTGPEAAFDAVIVTGSQCSVYEDRPWIHRLTEWAREAHAAGVPLFGICWGHQFLAQALGGRIVAMDDYELGYRAITRTTESRLLDGIPETFVAFETHSDRVYELPEGATRLAENDVGIQAYRLGRTYGVQFHPEYDMETARKVTRGKDLPAERIESVLAEITPETFEKARPAARVFENFEAIVTDAA
- a CDS encoding UPF0179 family protein, whose product is MSLTLLGTHIAETGAEFVYRGEAAGCEGCPYRKQCLTLDSGTRYAVTDVREGGEILDCAVHEEGVVAVDVETTAVEANVPSKAAYAGSRVSLAGTCPHTECPSHPLCEPLGADMDTEYRIVEILGDPPHDVCHLNRSLTRVKLAPANR
- a CDS encoding M14 family metallopeptidase — its product is MRIAQLGTGEPELVIVGGIHGDEPCGVRAVEWLLEAEPEVARPVRLIVANERAIDAGVRYVDADLNRSFDYVSTKTAYEAGLADRLRREIQGKTVLSIHSTQSTHDPFAIVSGLSNGVEPIVSRLSVEAVVDAGPLEDGRIFDTSSTVIEVEAGYQGSETATANAKQLAEEFLVATGALPGDLSATERPLFEMGKAIQKPPAEDYEVFVNNFNRVDQGETFARADQQRLQADEEFWPVLLSAYGYRDIFGYRGRKQGSLSPA
- a CDS encoding DUF309 domain-containing protein codes for the protein MDDHTRDRSVRPPPAGSNPPGWLPEKGRWEHDTLRQATIHGVRLVNAGAYHEAHDCFEDEWFNYGNGTLEKSFLQGMTQVAAGAYKYDGLDNEAGLRKLLGSAMGYLQGVPENFYGVDVAQLRQDVQAIRRSPERVTELRIALDGTHPTAGKEDLGYAASLP